From one Rosa rugosa chromosome 4, drRosRugo1.1, whole genome shotgun sequence genomic stretch:
- the LOC133741906 gene encoding PHD finger-like domain-containing protein 5A, translating to MAAKHHPDLIMCRKQTGIAIGRLCEKCDGKCVLCDSMVRPCTLVRICDQCNYGSFQGRCVVCGGVGISDAYYCKECSQLEKDRDGCPKIVNLGTARTDLFYERKKYGFKKRT from the coding sequence ATGGCAGCGAAGCATCATCCAGACTTGATAATGTGCCGAAAGCAAACGGGAATAGCGATTGGAAGATTGTGCGAAAAGTGTGATGGTAAGTGTGTGCTGTGCGATTCTATGGTACGTCCTTGTACTCTAGTTCGGATCTGCGATCAGTGCAACTATGGATCGTTCCAAGGGCGGTGTGTCGTGTGTGGAGGGGTTGGAATTTCTGATGCTTATTACTGTAAAGAGTGTAGTCAGCTGGAGAAGGATAGAGATGGGTGTCCTAAAATTGTGAATTTGGGAACTGCAAGAACGGATCTATTTTATGAACGCAAAAAATATGGTTTCAAAAAAAGAACATGA